The proteins below are encoded in one region of Brassica napus cultivar Da-Ae chromosome A6, Da-Ae, whole genome shotgun sequence:
- the LOC125610164 gene encoding branched-chain-amino-acid aminotransferase 2, chloroplastic-like: MNKTISSLRKSLVLPLHVHIRTLQSFSKYNAQAASALQEERKKPTYQDDNEYADMDWDNLGFGLTPADYMYVMKCSKDGEFTKGELSRFGNIQLSPSAGVLNYGQAIYEGTKVYRKENGKLLLFRPDHNAVRMQLGAERMLMPSPSVDQFVDAVKQTAFANKRWVPPSGKGSLYIRPLLMGSGPVLGLAPAPEYTFIIYASPVGNYFKEGTAALNLYVEEEYVRAAPGGAGGVKSITNYAPVLKALSRAKSRGFSDILYLDAVKKKYLEEASSCNVFVVKGRTISTPATNGTILEGITRKSVMEIASDQGYKVVEKAVHVDEVMDADEVFCTGTAVGVAPVGTITYQDKRIRYETGDESVCQKLRSVLVGIQTGTIEDTKGWVTCIN; encoded by the exons ATGAACAAAACAATCTCATCTCTGCGCAAAAGTCTGGTGTTACCTCTTCATGTACATATTCGCACG ctACAATCTTTTTCTAAGTACAACGCACAAGCTGCATCAGCGTTGCAAGAAGAACGTAAGAAACCTACTTATCA AGATGATAATGAGTATGCTGATATGGATTGGGATAATCTCGGGTTTGGTCTAACTCCAGCTGATTACATGTACGTCATGAAATGCTCAAAAGACGGTGAGTTCACAAAAGGTGAACTTAGCCGCTTTGGTAATATTCAGCTAAGTCCTTCTGCTGGAGTCTTGAACTATGGACAG GCGATATATGAAGGTACAAAAGTATACAGGAAAGAGAACGGGAAGCTTCTTTTGTTTCGACCTGATCACAACGCTGTCCGAATGCAGCTTGGAGCTGAACGGATGCTCATGCCTTCTCCTTCTGTTGATCAGTTTGTTGATGCAGTTAAACAAACCGCTTTTGCAAACAAACGTTGG GTTCCTCCTTCAGGGAAAGGGTCTTTGTACATTAGACCTCTGTTGATGGGAAGTGGTCCAGTTCTTGGTTTAGCACCTGCACCTGAATATACATTCATTATCTATGCATCTCCTGTTGGTAACTACTTCAAG GAAGGTACCGCTGCTCTTAACCTCTATGTAGAGGAAGAGTATGTCCGTGCAGCTCCTGGTGGAGCTGGAGGAGTCAAGAGCATCACAAACTATGCCCCG GTTTTGAAAGCACTAAGCAGAGCCAAGAGCCGTGGGTTTTCAGACATTCTTTATCTAGACGCTGTAAAGAAGAAGTATCTTGAGGAGGCTTCTTCTTGCAACGTCTTTGTTGTAAAG GGTCGGACAATCTCAACTCCTGCCACTAATGGAACTATCCTAGAGGGGATTACAAGGAAGAGTGTGATGGAGATCGCAAGTGATCAAGGTTACAAG GTAGTAGAGAAGGCAGTTCATGTGGATGAAGTAATGGATGCAGATGAAGTTTTCTGCACTGGAACTGCTGTAGGAGTAGCTCCTGTGGGCACTATAACATATCAGGACAAaag AATAAGGTATGAAACTGGGGATGAATCTGTCTGCCAGAAACTGCGGTCGGTCCTTGTCGGTATTCAGACAGGAACCATTGAAGATACCAAGGGATGGGTTACATGCATCAACTGA
- the LOC125610165 gene encoding transcription factor bHLH74-like isoform X1: MGGESNEGEMGLNHGDDQSGISRVGMPLYAKSDPFFSSADWDPAVSVGGFSSSHYPSMGMDNPGMSCFPHYHQPGSGSGYHDMPASLLPFGDCGGGGGGHFLGSDKKGESVGRLVIAGDGHQVSDDVVLGGSSNRKRRQPEAESQWNKQKAVEEFQEEPQSQKKQKNDQSKEKMNKESSQSEEAPKENYIHMRARRGQATNSHSLAERVRREKISERMRLLQELVPGCNKITGKAVMLDEIINYVQSLQQQVEFLSMKLSTVNPELNIDIDRILAKDLLQSRDRNTPTLGLNPFARFQGTIPNISTTTAPQYNSLPQTTLESELQSLYQMGFVSNPSTMSSFSPNNGPLKPEL; this comes from the exons ATGGGTGGAGAGAGCAATGAAGGTGAGATGGGGTTAAACCATGGAGATGATCAAAGTGGGATCTCAAGAGTTGGAATGCCTTTGTATGCAAAGTCAGATCCTTTCTTCTCTTCTGCAGATTGGGATCCAGCTGTCAGTGTTGGTGGCTTCTCTAGCTCTCACTACCCTTCAATGGGGATGGACAATCCAGGGATGAGTTGCTTCCCTCATTACCACCAACCCGGTTCTGGTTCTGGCTATCATGACATGCCTGCTAGTCTTCTTCCTTTTGGTgattgtggtggtggtggtggtggtcacTTTCTTGGTTCAGACAAGAAAGGGGAAAGTGTTGGAAGATTAGTCATAGCTGGAGATGGTCATCAGGTTTCAGATGATGTTGTTCTTGGTGGTTCCTCAAACAGAAAAAGAAGGCAACCAGAAGCTGAATCACAATGGAACAAG CAGAAAGCTGTGGAGGAATTTCAAGAAGAGCCTCAGAGTCAGAAGAAACAGAAAAATGATCAGAGTAAAGAGAAGATGAACAAAGAGAGCTCACAGAGTGAAGAAGCACCTAAAGAAAACTACATTCATATGAGGGCAAGGAGAGGTCAAGCTACTAATAGTCACAGTCTTGCAGAAAGG GTTAGAAGAGAAAAGATAAGTGAAAGGATGAGACTGCTTCAAGAGCTTGTTCCGGGATGTAACAAG ATCACTGGTAAAGCGGTTATGCTTGATGAAATCATCAACTATGTTCAGTCATTGCAACAGCAGGTTGAG TTTTTGTCTATGAAACTCTCGACCGTGAATCCAGAACTCAACATTGATATAGACAGGATTCTTGCTAAAGAT CTTCTGCAGTCAAGAGACAGGAACACTCCTACGCTCGGTCTGAATCCTTTCGCCCGTTTTCAAGGGACGATACCGAACATTTCTACCACCACAGCTCCACAATACAACTCATTACCTCAG ACAACACTAGAGAGTGAACTACAAAGCCTCTACCAAATGGGGTTCGTCTCAAATCCATCGACTATGTCTAGTTTCTCACCTAATAATG GTCCATTGAAACCAGAGCTTTAG
- the LOC125610165 gene encoding transcription factor bHLH74-like isoform X2: protein MGGESNEGEMGLNHGDDQSGISRVGMPLYAKSDPFFSSADWDPAVSVGGFSSSHYPSMGMDNPGMSCFPHYHQPGSGSGYHDMPASLLPFGDCGGGGGGHFLGSDKKGESVGRLVIAGDGHQVSDDVVLGGSSNRKRRQPEAESQWNKKAVEEFQEEPQSQKKQKNDQSKEKMNKESSQSEEAPKENYIHMRARRGQATNSHSLAERVRREKISERMRLLQELVPGCNKITGKAVMLDEIINYVQSLQQQVEFLSMKLSTVNPELNIDIDRILAKDLLQSRDRNTPTLGLNPFARFQGTIPNISTTTAPQYNSLPQTTLESELQSLYQMGFVSNPSTMSSFSPNNGPLKPEL, encoded by the exons ATGGGTGGAGAGAGCAATGAAGGTGAGATGGGGTTAAACCATGGAGATGATCAAAGTGGGATCTCAAGAGTTGGAATGCCTTTGTATGCAAAGTCAGATCCTTTCTTCTCTTCTGCAGATTGGGATCCAGCTGTCAGTGTTGGTGGCTTCTCTAGCTCTCACTACCCTTCAATGGGGATGGACAATCCAGGGATGAGTTGCTTCCCTCATTACCACCAACCCGGTTCTGGTTCTGGCTATCATGACATGCCTGCTAGTCTTCTTCCTTTTGGTgattgtggtggtggtggtggtggtcacTTTCTTGGTTCAGACAAGAAAGGGGAAAGTGTTGGAAGATTAGTCATAGCTGGAGATGGTCATCAGGTTTCAGATGATGTTGTTCTTGGTGGTTCCTCAAACAGAAAAAGAAGGCAACCAGAAGCTGAATCACAATGGAACAAG AAAGCTGTGGAGGAATTTCAAGAAGAGCCTCAGAGTCAGAAGAAACAGAAAAATGATCAGAGTAAAGAGAAGATGAACAAAGAGAGCTCACAGAGTGAAGAAGCACCTAAAGAAAACTACATTCATATGAGGGCAAGGAGAGGTCAAGCTACTAATAGTCACAGTCTTGCAGAAAGG GTTAGAAGAGAAAAGATAAGTGAAAGGATGAGACTGCTTCAAGAGCTTGTTCCGGGATGTAACAAG ATCACTGGTAAAGCGGTTATGCTTGATGAAATCATCAACTATGTTCAGTCATTGCAACAGCAGGTTGAG TTTTTGTCTATGAAACTCTCGACCGTGAATCCAGAACTCAACATTGATATAGACAGGATTCTTGCTAAAGAT CTTCTGCAGTCAAGAGACAGGAACACTCCTACGCTCGGTCTGAATCCTTTCGCCCGTTTTCAAGGGACGATACCGAACATTTCTACCACCACAGCTCCACAATACAACTCATTACCTCAG ACAACACTAGAGAGTGAACTACAAAGCCTCTACCAAATGGGGTTCGTCTCAAATCCATCGACTATGTCTAGTTTCTCACCTAATAATG GTCCATTGAAACCAGAGCTTTAG